One Ostrea edulis chromosome 6, xbOstEdul1.1, whole genome shotgun sequence genomic window, CCTGTAATAGATGTAAGCAGCCTTTCTCTGTTATACATGCTACGGATGGGTACCCAGTCattcgggggtggggggtggtgtaaaattaatatatagatAATTACAGTATTCGAAAAGTAAATGCACGATGGTTACGCATAGTTTTGCTGCTTTTTTAGAACCACCATTTCAAGTGAACATTCTTCTGCCTGCTCTTTACATGATTTACTTGGACCAAAATTTGGGGTCCTCTCTTGTTCAGTTCCATCTCGTAACCACAAACTCAGAACTGCTGTCACAAATTCTGCAGACtattaaagaaatgaataaGATGAACCCAAGTGACACGGACCTTGATGAAACACCCCCCTTGACTGAAAATGCTGCATCTAACAGTTGTTATACACATTCCCCACCCCAATTTCGGAAAGGTTGTGTACCAGGACAACCTGTGAATCTGCTCCTTCCACAGTCAACGGATCTGCAACTCGACACAGTGCACGAAAATGCTTTAGATCAACCAGTCATGGCAGGGAACGGGACGAACGCTGGTCAACATTCGTCAAATGGAAGCAGTTGTTTTGAGAACATCCAAACTGTTCCTGTGAACAGTAACGATACATCACACGCGATGAATCAAAGCAAGAACTTACAAAACGACGTGGTAGATGTGGTAGATGTGGTAGAGCCCATGAACAATGTCAGTGATAATCGGTCTCTCTACTCATCCATGGTGGAGGAAATGCACAAACAAGTCGAAAAAGTTTCTGAGAATGATTTTCTAAAATCAGTAAACTTGAGGACTTCTGACAATTCGATCCCTCGTTTGGTAACATTTAGCGATGAAGTGAAAGAATACATAGATCCTAAACAACCTCCAGTAGTTCGATCCTTGTCCAATGACGACCTCGGTACACTGGACTTTCAGAACTTATCTGTGAAGCGTCCAGTCACCCGGCGTCAGGGAAAGCGTCCAGTGCAGCGGGGAGAACCCGTGGTGGTCGTGGAATACGACGAAGAAGTATCGGCGAGGATTGCGGATCCTACCTTCTTTTGTGTAATTTGTCAAAGTGAACACAAGATAGATATCCAGAGAAAGTTGgataaatgtaaacatgtgtTTTGCACAGAATGTATCGAAGACTATTTTGTTAGAGAGAAGCCTGTTTGTCCGATATGTAACACAGTGTATGGAGAAGTTAAAGGAAATATGCCACCGGGGATTATGTCGTACTACACTCGCAGTGCGCATCTGCCTGGATACAAGCGTGTGGGGGTCATTATTATTGATTATGACATTCCAGATGGGATCCAGACAGTGAGTTTATTACAATGTCGTGTTTACTACGAAATAGTGTTTCGATTTCAGTCGATTTCATATATCCTCATGCATTTTCTTATTTGTTCTTCAACGCATAATTAAAGTTGCAGTTCCAAAGCAGGCTAGTTATTTTCAACCCCAGAATTTTATTTTCGAACTGGGTATAATGTTCATGGTTACTTGTAAAGAAGTATCTTGTATGGAAGTATCTTGTATGGAAGTATCttgtattgtgtttttaaaCAGGAAGAGCATCCTCATCCTGGTAAACCTTTCAAAGGAGCAACGCGTACAGCTTTCCTACCGGACACAGAACAGGGACAAAAGTGTCTGCGATTACTACAGAAAGCTTTTGATCAGAGACTGACGTTCACAGTGGGACAGTCTAGAACTACAAGACGAGAGGATAGTGTCACGTGGAACGATATCCATCATAAAACGAATGTTCAAGGTGGGCCACAAAGgtacgggttagaataggtcacgTGACTTCTAAGTCACTATGTCATCCAGTGTTCCAGGACACGTAGTCCTGCAAGTAGTGATAGatggcgaagccctctcacggcccgaagggccgtgagagcggagctctccctataggtaacacacatatacatgtttaaaaggaaaatataggaaaataaagaaaaattaaaccatacctatggaacttgaaaagtttggtaccaatggcgtcgattcgaatattagcgcgtggacatgtattcctccattttgaatctcgtctaccctagttcacgtcgttctgagatgttacacataaaatccgtaaaagcatgtgaatcttattttcttaatcatatataatcactccacgattaacacCATGTTTTTTgctgtggttcaaacgctatgtttgtaaatttgctaaataacggcgctgaatatgacgtcacaatgtactgtttacatcaatttgcgttatatttcccgcgttcaatatataggcggatcaaatgtccaaaattaggatgctttgatacagctccgtccgcgtgctaacttcgggttgtttttgtcctgttttggatatagatactaatgccaaaacttttttgcttcgccctcaaacacggtcacaccgtaaaacatattataataGTCAAATATCTGTCGTCTTATGATAAAATTTTCTCacatcaccagtgtgagatagactttacccatgtgagacagccatgtgagatttttctgtctcacactgctgcgacgtcatttgattgtgacgtcatatattttctatgatttacgttacacggtgaagatttacgttacacggtgaagcaaaaatattttgcattgttatctttaaattttaatgtatatagctttctgttggacaaccttgggttttttagtttacacttacagtgtaaaccattttcggatacgctctttctgcctatctaattagtttttgcatcgaggttcaaatgaggattttgataatttagaattttctcaaagctcctaaatttatgcactaaactgtaggtaaaatgtgagaaaaacaatccttcattattaactcgtgtgggatagggaaattccacctctggaacaagattcgcagtctaggactcggcaaagcctcgtcctagactgcgaatcttgtcccctcggtggaatttccctatcccacactcgtactaatgaaggattctattagtctcacactgctgcgacgtcatttgattgtgacatcatatatttcctatgatttacgttacacggtgaagatttacgttacaagGTGAAGTAAATATTtggcattgttttctttaaatttaaagcagcatagctttctggtggacaaccttgagttttttagtttacacttttagtgtaaaccattttcgtgTATGCTCTtttgcctatctaattagtttttgcattgaagttcaaataaggattttgataatttagaattttctcaaagctcctgaatttatgcactaaactgtagatAAACTGTgcgaaaaataatccttcattatttactcgtgtgggatagggaaatcccacctctggaacaagattcgctatCTATGACTCGGCAAatcctcgtcctagactgcgggTCTTGTCCCcttggtggaatttccctatcccacactcgtactaatgaaggattctattaatatcATTAATAAGCACAATACCAACCACTAACGATGCATAAAACTAATTATGccaaatatatcattatttaaaggggcattagctgtcattttgtcaccaaaactttaattcaatgaaaactgtATATATTTCAGCAATAAGACCagtgtttaattatttcaaacgcGATATACCCTCAAAACTGGCCCATGGATATC contains:
- the LOC125683528 gene encoding uncharacterized protein LOC125683528, translated to MTSHLVSPCLLSTLQGALYFGGRRPQDWDDNPPLLPGLKEFLPRELMMGNTTSEPQLIGHTDSQKTLTVDVLQNENARSQVDVIVCFVDTNWSVNDQITQAITSLGGNIYVTAREKLKDQHPICTAGNIFSCSGGKLNCKTVLLVVVPPGDLSQHLLMIPSILQNVILRASELDARSIAIPLGIEPPFQVNILLPALYMIYLDQNLGSSLVQFHLVTTNSELLSQILQTIKEMNKMNPSDTDLDETPPLTENAASNSCYTHSPPQFRKGCVPGQPVNLLLPQSTDLQLDTVHENALDQPVMAGNGTNAGQHSSNGSSCFENIQTVPVNSNDTSHAMNQSKNLQNDVVDVVDVVEPMNNVSDNRSLYSSMVEEMHKQVEKVSENDFLKSVNLRTSDNSIPRLVTFSDEVKEYIDPKQPPVVRSLSNDDLGTLDFQNLSVKRPVTRRQGKRPVQRGEPVVVVEYDEEVSARIADPTFFCVICQSEHKIDIQRKLDKCKHVFCTECIEDYFVREKPVCPICNTVYGEVKGNMPPGIMSYYTRSAHLPGYKRVGVIIIDYDIPDGIQTEEHPHPGKPFKGATRTAFLPDTEQGQKCLRLLQKAFDQRLTFTVGQSRTTRREDSVTWNDIHHKTNVQGGPQRFGYPDPDYLDRLERELRDRGITED